A single genomic interval of Coccidioides posadasii str. Silveira chromosome 1, complete sequence harbors:
- the TOM70 gene encoding TOM (translocase of outer membrane) complex component (EggNog:ENOG410PFH4~COG:U~TransMembrane:1 (i46-67o)~BUSCO:5041at33183), with amino-acid sequence MSSAKPSQATVVPVPAAETTIVTTPVSSSSSSLWDRVSKWASEHKALVYTIAGVAVVVTSAGVVYYLSDSGRVQAAIQPAEKRKSKKERRREKKKAEEEKKAETAKLSESQAKPTEESEELPEVDETTVQALDAETLALYAGKLKAAGNKAFGSKDYNKAIELYGKAILCKPDPVYYSNRAACYNALSEWDKVVEDTTAAIAMDDEYVKAMNRRANAYEKLEKYGDALLDYTASCIIDGFAKESSKQAVERLLKKLAEQKARVIMEGKGKKLPSATFVSNYLQSFRPKATPEGLSEEAELDEESGKGQLRNGFQGIAKHTSDGYEEAARAFEKALELGALEDFEALALNMRATFTYLAGDADSAMKDLNKSIELDPSLVQSYIKRASLHLEMGNREAAADNFDLALQQNKDDPDIYYHRAQLHFILGELAEAAKDYQKSIDLDRDFIYSHIQLGVAQYKMGSVASAMATFRRTLKNFEDVADVYNYYGELLLDQQKFSEAIEKFDRAVELEKSHKPWGINVLPLINKALALFQWKHDFQEAENLCQKALIIDPECDIAVATLAQLLLQQGKVSQALKYFERAAELARTEAEVVNAISYAEATRAQLDVQERYPKLAARLAQMGGAPGLGGVF; translated from the exons ATGTCTTCCGCTAAGCCTTCCCAGGCCACAGTCGTCCCGGTTCCAGCCGCGGAAACTACCATCGTCACCACACCCGtctcatcatcttcctcttcgctTTGGGATCGCGTCTCCAAGTGGGCATCTGAACACAAAGCCCTCGTCTATACGATTGCCGGTGTTGCCGTCGTTGTAACGAGCGCCGGAGTTGTGTATTATTTGTCCGACTCCGGACGAGTGCAGGCCGCTATCCAGCCCGCAGAAAAGCGGAAGAGCAAGAAGGAACGGAGgcgagagaagaagaaggccgaggaggagaaaaaggcCGAGACAGCAAAGCTTTCTGAATCGC AGGCGAAACCAACAGAAGAATCGGAGGAGCTTCCAGAAGTCGATGAGACAACCGTTCAAGCCTTGGATGCAGAG ACCCTCGCCCTCTACGCTGGGAAATTAAAGGCTGCAGGCAATAAAGCTTTCGGGTCAAAAGACTACAACAAAGCGATCGAACTCTATGGAAAGGCTATTTTGTGCAAGCCCGACCCCGTCTACTATTCTAACCGCGCTGCTTGCTATAACGCGCTGAGTGAATGGGACAAAGTAGTGGAGGATACGACGGCGGCAATTGCGATGGACGATGAATATGTCAAAGCAATGAATAGAAGAGCAAACGCCTACGAGAAGCTTGAGAAGTATGGAGATGCGCTCTTGGATTACACTGCTAGCTGTATCATCGACGGTTTTGCCAAGGAGTCAAGCAAACAAGCCGTGGAAAGATTGCTCAAAAAGCTTGCTGAACAAAAGGCCCGAGTTATCATGGAGGGTAAAGGCAAAAAGCTTCCAAGTGCTACCTTTGTTTCCAACTACCTCCAGAGCTTCCGACCCAAGGCAACTCCAGAAGGCTTGAGTGAAGAGGCAGAGCTGGATGAAGAGAGCGGCAAGGGCCAGCTACGAAACGGCTTCCAGGGCATTGCCAAACATACCAGCGATGGTTATGAAGAGGCTGCTCGTGCTTTTGAGAAGGCCCTAGAGTTGGGTGCATTGGAGGACTTTGAAGCTCTCGCGCTAAACATGCGTGCAACTTTTACGTACCTAGCCGGTGACGCTGACAGTGCTATGAAAGACCTGAACAAGAGTATCGAACTCGACCCGTCGTTGGTCCAGAGCTACATCAAACGTGCCAGCTTACACCTGGAGATGGGCAACCGGGAAGCCGCCGCGGACAACTTTGACCTGGCCCTGCAACAGAACAAGGATGACCCTGATATCTACTACCATCGTGCCCAGTTACATTTCATCCTTGGTGAACTCGCCGAAGCCGCCAAGGACTATCAAAAGTCAATAGATTTGGACCGGGACTTTATCTACTCACATATTCAGCTTGGTGTGGCACAGTATAAGATGGGCTCTGTCGCTTCTGCTATGGCAACATTCCGACGAACCCTTAAGAACTTTGAAGACGTTGCGGATGTTTATAACTACTACGGAGAATTGCTCCTCGATCAGCAGAAGTTTTCGGAGGCCATCGAAAAGTTCGATCGAGCAGTTGAGCTAGAGAAGAGCCACAAGCCTTGGGGTATCAATGTGCTTCCTCTCATCAATAAGGCCCTCGCTCTTTTCCAGTGGAAGCATGACTTTCAAGAAGCTGAAAACCTCTGCCAGAAGGCATTGATCA TTGATCCCGAATGCGACATCGCTGTTGCCACCTTGGCCCAGCTGCTCCTCCAGCAAGGCAAAGTCTCCCAGGCACTTAAATATTTCGAGCGAGCAGCCGAATTAGCACGTACCGAAGCAGAAGTGGTCAATGCCATCTCCTACGCTGAAGCCACCCGCGCGCAACTCGACGTCCAGGAACGATATCCCAAGCTGGCAGCCCGATTGGCCCAGATGGGCGGTGCTCCGGGTCTCGGCGGCGTCTTCTAA